A single genomic interval of Selenobaculum gibii harbors:
- the pfkA gene encoding 6-phosphofructokinase: MLKSIAVMTSGGDSPGMNAAARAVVRTALHQGAEVWGINNGYKGLLKDDIVKLESRSVGDIIQRGGTFLGTARCSEFTTPEGRQKAFEVLKKRGIEGLVVIGGDGSLTGAKLLNDLGMPVVGLPGTIDNDVWGTDYTIGSDTAANTIVDAINKLRDTASAHRRIIIIEVMGRKSGWLAMTAGIAGGAEQILVPEVRNNLDIVCQELKESYDKGKRYSIVVVAEGYGCAVEIGKKVAEVTGIDTRVSVLGHIQRGGSPSVEDRIKASMLGERAASALIAGISNVLFGFDAGKIVTIDLTNAVNNKKTLDPELARLAKILA; the protein is encoded by the coding sequence ATGTTAAAAAGTATTGCAGTAATGACAAGTGGTGGAGATAGTCCAGGAATGAATGCAGCGGCTAGAGCTGTTGTTAGAACGGCATTACACCAAGGTGCTGAAGTTTGGGGCATAAATAACGGATATAAAGGGCTGCTCAAAGACGATATCGTAAAATTAGAATCACGTTCTGTAGGTGATATTATCCAACGTGGTGGTACATTTCTTGGTACGGCACGTTGCAGTGAGTTTACAACGCCGGAAGGACGTCAAAAAGCTTTTGAGGTTTTGAAAAAACGTGGGATTGAAGGTTTAGTTGTCATTGGTGGCGACGGAAGCTTAACTGGGGCAAAATTATTGAATGATTTAGGAATGCCTGTAGTTGGATTGCCGGGAACGATTGATAATGATGTTTGGGGAACTGATTATACAATTGGTTCAGATACGGCTGCAAATACAATCGTAGATGCAATTAACAAATTACGTGATACAGCATCTGCACATCGGAGAATTATTATTATTGAAGTTATGGGAAGAAAATCTGGTTGGTTGGCAATGACTGCTGGAATTGCTGGTGGTGCAGAGCAAATTCTTGTTCCAGAAGTAAGAAATAATCTTGACATAGTTTGTCAAGAGTTAAAGGAATCCTATGATAAAGGAAAACGTTATAGCATTGTCGTTGTAGCAGAGGGATATGGATGTGCAGTGGAAATTGGAAAGAAAGTTGCCGAGGTTACAGGCATTGATACTCGGGTATCTGTACTAGGACATATTCAACGTGGAGGTTCTCCATCAGTAGAAGATCGAATAAAAGCAAGCATGCTTGGGGAAAGAGCTGCATCAGCATTAATTGCAGGAATTTCAAATGTTCTTTTTGGTTTTGATGCGGGAAAGATTGTGACTATAGATTTAACGAACGCTGTGAATAATAAGAAAACGCTTGATCCAGAATTAGCGCGTTTGGCTAAGATACTAGCATAA